Proteins encoded in a region of the Augochlora pura isolate Apur16 chromosome 4, APUR_v2.2.1, whole genome shotgun sequence genome:
- the LOC144469033 gene encoding RING finger protein 207 isoform X2 yields the protein MASSGSAVDGVGVGVGVGVGVGVGVGESDGTTGVPSGGPRNPLICAVCHDYYNEPCLLSCFHTFCARCIRSIDGKVTCSTCGQQTQLTDGAQLPPSDQLICQLVELANSKNPPCANCDKRDKSTMFFCTTCGQALCTHCREHTHRAKMFSSHEVVHMSKCSKDTQRRCSTHGEPYIMFSQSAKCMLCATCSRDTPAEARIHCVDIESAYQQAYKKMERAVKSIRELQAGVEDGVRALVSQLNELRHSLDSETKALNSFCQGMQESITKTRGNVLTELQRQFETKDRMVRSQLLSLGSAIPVLQMHLMLCTAFTNDATKFQFLELAHPMLERLRRVAQLGHPSRPPLMTAYLKTNYRNEFARSLQPFVGQAQTPKESLYDQTHGMMQQEAPVIQQSSKAPQRIPTKGGIEGEPFSNHCRTFDNHLKDLNQQLLMVKERLEELHHDISLLRRANTPPLGLRYEHVVKDCRTLERQLQHHQTELEKLRNVFDGLWDEQMCRIRIEKEIFHSQMNDILSLTSQVKQLQSLAQQLEPFIKSFTTGVTAGEVSIAVSDEASNQNLQVLLDHLARLHMQEPPQQPQTQAPTKEHRPQRSTVTSADNALYMKETKEMPTRCLTPSEGVGAVLDPSGNIIAYGTPRPADSTKRGVLSQLIEKARSKEDRKKSPGREDGRDRSLSRRSRKSPDGSKPKTPPGHSSASKVRSLCRSLKSGSGGNSAEGLDRPERYADSQQPQSHTTGEEGEYQRISEASSMGEAKKRVQAQVHAVPDDHPIPPGKGTKVYPASDSEDVFYADEKASTEVRRRRRASCDSLSTTGSGSRRSSIADGTVGQSTQEPRKTLVVLIGPTSKSSSLVQKQRSWETFPRLKNKRSSEGATASLGQLKKSDSFEGHEEDVRNLVAAVQETRSHEYYHYMHHRRHHRKSKTN from the exons ATGGCGAGCTCGGGGTCGGCGGTCGACGGGGTCGGGGTCGGTGTCGGTGTCGgtgtcggcgtcggcgtcggcgtcggcgaaAGCGACGGTACGACAGGTGTACCCAGTGGCGGGCCCAGGAACCCTCTGATCTGTGCTGTCTGCCACGACTATTACAACGAGCCCTGTCTGCTGTCCTGTTTTCATACGTTTTGTGCTCGCTGCATCCGTAGCATTGATGGAAAGGTCACCTGTTCCACCTGCGG ACAACAGACACAGCTGACTGATGGAGCCCAACTACCACCGTCCGATCAGCTGATATGTCAGCTAGTTGAGTTGGCCAACTCAAAGAACCCACCATGTGCCAACTGTGACAAAAGGGACAAGTCTACTATGTTCTTTTGTACAACATGTG GACAAGCACTGTGTACACACTGCAGGGAGCATACTCATCGTGCAAAGATGTTTTCCTCGCATGAAGTGGTGCACATGAGTAAGTGCAGTAAAGACACCCAACGTCGTTGCTCAACTCATGGAGAACCATACATAATGTTCAGTCAGAGCGCAAAATGCATGCTCTGTGCTACTTGTTCCCGTGACACACCAGCAGAAGCCAGAATACACTGCGTAGACATTGAGAGTGCTTATCAGCAAGCATACAAGAAGATGGAGAGAGCAGTGAAATCAATCCGGGAGCTGCAAGCAGGAGTAGAGGATGGAGTGAGAGCTTTAGTGTCACAGCTAAATGAACTACGACACAGTTTAGATTCTGAGACGAAGGCGCTGAACTCGTTTTGTCAAGGCATGCAGGAGTCCATCACCAAGACTCGTGGGAACGTGTTAACAGAGCTGCAAAGACAGTTTGAAACTAAGGATAGAATGGTTCGAAGCCAACTGCTGTCACTAGGCAGTGCAATTCCCGTATTGCAAATGCATTTGATGTTGTGCACCGCATTTACCAACGATGCGACAAAGTTCCAATTTCTCGAGTTAGCTCATCCTATGTTGGAACGGCTGAGACGCGTCGCCCAGCTGGGTCACCCATCCAGACCGCCATTAATGACTGCCTACTTGAAAACAAACTACAGAAATGAGTTCGCCAGGTCACTGCAGCCGTTCGTAGGGCAGGCGCAGACCCCAAAAGAGTCGTTGTACGATCAAACTCATGGGATGATGCAACAGGAGGCACCGGTGATTCAG caGAGCAGCAAGGCTCCGCAGAGGATCCCAACGAAAGGCGGAATAGAAGGTGAACCGTTCTCCAACCACTGTAGAACGTTCGATAATCACCTGAAGGATTTGAACCAGCAATTGTTGATGGTGAAGGAGCGGTTGGAGGAGCTTCATCACGATATATCTCTGTTGAGAAGGGCCAATACTCCACCTCTGGGTTTGCGTTACGAGCATGTGGTTAAGGACTGTCGAACGCTAGAACGACAGTTGCAGCATCACCAAACGGAATTAGAGAAGCTAAGAAATGTATTCGATGGCTTATGGGATGAACAAATGTGTAGGATTCgtatagagaaagaaatctTCCATTCTCAG ATGAACGATATATTGTCCTTGACGAGTCAGGTAAAGCAACTGCAGAGCTTAGCCCAACAATTGGAGCCATTTATAAAGTCTTTCACGACGGGAGTAACAGCTGGCGAAGTAAGCATAGCAGTCTCAGACGAAGCTAGCAATCAGAATCTACAAGTTCTGCTGGATCACCTGGCACGATTGCATATGCAGGAGCCGCCACAGCAGCCTCAGACTCAAGCACCGACCAAGGAACATCGGCCTCAGCGTTCCACTGTTACCAGTGCTGACAATGCTCTTTATATGAAAG AAACAAAGGAGATGCCAACGCGTTGCCTCACTCCATCCGAGGGGGTCGGAGCGGTGCTAGATCCTAGCGGAAACATCATTGCCTATGGGACCCCTAGGCCGGCCGACTCCACAAAGCGTGGAGTCCTTAGCCAGCTGATTGAGAAGGCTAGGAGTAAAGAAGACCGGAAGAAGTCACCCGGCAGAGAAGACGGTCGTGATCGTAGCCTGAGTCGACGCTCGAGGAAATCGCCGGACGGTTCCAAACCGAAAACACCGCCTGGCCATTCGTCGGCCAGTAAGGTGCGCTCCCTGTGTCGTTCCCTGAAGAGTGGCAGCGGTGGCAATTCCGCGGAAGGTCTCGACCGACCGGAAAGATACGCAGACTCCCAGCAACCACAGTCACACACGACTG GCGAGGAAGGGGAGTACCAGCGGATTTCTGAAGCGTCCAGTATGGGCGAGGCGAAGAAACGTGTCCAGGCACAGGTGCACGCCGTTCCGGATGACCATCCGATCCCGCCCGGCAAGGGCACCAAAGTGTACCCGGCCAGCGACTCGGAGGACGTGTTCTACGCGGACGAGAAGGCGTCGACGGAAGTGAGGAGGCGTCGGCGCGCGAGTTGCGACAGCCTGAGTACCACCGGCTCCGGTAGCAGACGGTCGAGCATTGCCGATGGGACGGTAGGTCAATCCACGCAGGAACCAAGGAAAACGCTGGTTGTTTTGATCGGGCCTACATCGAAGTCGTCGTCTCTGGTGCAGAAGCAGCGTTCCTGGGAAACGTTTCCGCGGCTCAAGAACAAACGGAGCAGCGAGGGCGCCACTGCGTCTCTTGGCCAGCTCAAGAAATCGGACAGCTTCGAAGGGCACGAGGAGGACGTGCGCAACTTGGTGGCGGCGGTTCAAGAGACCAGGTCGCATGAGTACTATCACTACATGCATCATCGCCGCCATCACAGGAAGAGCAAGACGAATTGA